The window ATGAAGATAGGCAATGCCTACCCTACTGCCTTCTTGTCCCGTATGAATAACCGTATACTATAATCTTTAACAACATCTTTGGATGGTATTCTTTTGCTCCCGCTTTTATTGCATTTATTACTATTCCCAGATCGGAAAAATTTAATGCATCTATAAATGCATCATATACTCGTACAGGATCATTTGGCAGACAAGCGCAATTTCTGCTGAAGCTCAACCATGGGACTCTGGTTTACTTTAAACATTCCTTCTGCACCCCGATCAAGATCCAAAACAAGTAATAAAATTGCCGAAAATACAAGAGACAGAATCAGACTAATCAGAATACCTCCACCTCTGTTATGGCCGAAGTCATAACCTACAGAAAACATTGTTAGTATCATCACAAAATAAAGCACCATCCAGATACTTCCAGGTATGCGGTACACAAGAAAGACTGTTACCCGTTTCTCTTGCAGGTCAATAACCTCGTTTAGTGACTGTGCATAAAGTCCAAACAATACCGAATCATTATTTTTTCTGGAAAGTGAGGTCACCTGTGACCAAAGCAGCCTATGCAACTCCTCTGATTCCACCAATGCTTTTGATAGTTCAGCTGGATTCCTAGCCACTTCCACCCTGATATCTACATATCTCTTTAATATTTTTCGAGTCTCTGAACCTTCTGGTTCAGCCAAAAAATCTGTGCGCAAATAAGCGGTACCGATAGCGCTGACCTCGTCCAATAATAATTGCTTGCGAGAATCATATCGGGAAGCTGCCAGTCCAAAAGTGAAAGCGAGTATGAATGCAAGTAAGCCGAGCATTGAGCCAATAATCGTTCCTGTTGGAGTTTCTTTTTTATGGGTCTTGTGGTGCCTTATATAGCTTCCCAGTTTGAATCCAATTGTTATCGAGAGAAAGACTATAGCAGTTGTGATGATATACATCAATGGAAGGGGAATTTTGTCAAATGCGAAATTGATATCCATATAATAGACGAATCCTTTCCCGGGACAGTTGACAAGAATATAATCAGTTTCTGAATAATACAACTATTGCAACAATAACCAAATAACCCTGCATTTCAATTGAAAAAATAACAGAAATGGCTACCTGATTTCAATCTGAATATCAATCAACCATAAATCATGAGCGTTTCATTATGAAAAAGACAATATCGTATTGCTATAACAATATGCGTCTTGCTTCTTGTTATAGTTTTGATGGATAAAACATTTTGATTGCGGTTGTCAAAAGGACAGAGCAAGACATCACAAACCTCATTCTTCCTGTAAATCCACACTTTAGATTAACACATTAGCCCTGGAACCCAAATAGAATAACCTTCTTCTGTTTTCTTAATGTTTACTTTGTACCTCATAAATCTCTCCAAATTCAATAACTATACTCCGCAATCAGGGTATTTTCGCACTAAATATTTCATTTGTCAATAGGATAGACTCTGACATGACAAACCTTCATATTTAACACTATGTATACTACTTATCGCTACTTTTATCGGGGGACACCATACCTGTTTTTTGCCTTTCTTGGGTTTTCTCCCTGGACTTTTGGGTTTGAGTAACCTGCCTATAGACATTTCGAGACGGGTTGAAAATCTATCACTTCCAGGAGGACGTCCAGCCAACAAAAACTGATTATCTAATATTATACGATACTCTAAAAAGGAAATTCCTATCATTCATCATCCATCATTATCAATATATTTTACCTTGTCATTGTCTGCAAATATTGTTA is drawn from Candidatus Scalindua sp. and contains these coding sequences:
- a CDS encoding DUF4239 domain-containing protein, which produces MDINFAFDKIPLPLMYIITTAIVFLSITIGFKLGSYIRHHKTHKKETPTGTIIGSMLGLLAFILAFTFGLAASRYDSRKQLLLDEVSAIGTAYLRTDFLAEPEGSETRKILKRYVDIRVEVARNPAELSKALVESEELHRLLWSQVTSLSRKNNDSVLFGLYAQSLNEVIDLQEKRVTVFLVYRIPGSIWMVLYFVMILTMFSVGYDFGHNRGGGILISLILSLVFSAILLLVLDLDRGAEGMFKVNQSPMVELQQKLRLSAK